The segment TCACTTCAACTGGAAACTCCCAGATGGGATGAATATTAGAGATTTGGATATGAAGGAGAAATTCGGTGCTTCCGTTGGGAGAAAGACGAGCTTGCAACTGATTGCAGCCCCTTATGATCTCAATTGCGGGGACTCCTAAAGTGCACCAGTTAAGATCATCATGTATTTGGTTCTTCAGGTCTATAGTACGTACCTTATTCAAGATTTTCGTCATATTCGAAATTGCATTGTTTAAAAAGCAAGGAACTATAACAAATTTATATATATTCTCTTTGTCATTATGTTCTTAGTTATGTGCTGTAAACTAACTATTTAAACTGTCTACAACTTAACCTAATCTACTTTATATATGCTATGCATGTGTAGAAGAGTAAGGATAGAATGACAAAATCgtcggttttttttttcttttgtttttcaataaaaaaagaaGTCCCAACTAATTAGATCGATATTTATGTATAGCAACCTTAAAATTATACAAGATCTTCAAATCTTGTGAATCTAGGCCAAGATATCATCAAACTATCGTTGAATTCCATGAGTTTTCTACGAGAGCATAGTAGTTGACAACAAGGAATTACCAAAAACGTTGTGCTTTGATATTTATTTACTAAAAAACAGTAGTTCAGATATAattataattactttttaattaattcattaagaattttaattttttttttgggagGACCATTTCGGTTGAGTCGTAGGTGTCCATCCAAAACCCATCGTCCATCGCTTCTTGGCCTTATCGCTCAAAGCCGTCAAGATCAGAAGCACTTTCCTGTGAATTTATTTCACATTTGTTTGGTTCCTCAGCAGATGGCTACAGCAACCTACCATGGattcaacagaagagatgcgacaaagttttcatttttattcGCATGCAGCAAAACATTCACTAAATAAATTACTCAGGTTATAAAGGCAAAATTACAATTTTCCGGTGACGTGTCTATAACAAAAATCAAAGTCCCTTAATATTtttattcaagaaaaaaaaaattagcgaCCAAAAAAATCACAGGTAAAGGTGAGAAATGTCGCAGGTAAAGAGTCGTCGGTGCTGCACTCGTTATTGCTCAAACTATCGTCGGTAAAAATATTTGTCACCGCTAATGCTCTTGTTCTCGGTAATACCCACCGTCGTCGCTAATAACCTTGTCGCCAGTAATAacgttttttttattatatattttttgtaaatCAATACATTTGGGTGCAAAAAAACCGACACGTAACGACATTaaatgtagaaaaaaaaattacataacatCCGATTACGTACCAAACAGTGTTATAATTTCTTACCAAAATAAACAACCAGAGTGTTATAATTCCTACAAATACCAAAATGTCACAATAAGTCTAACATACAAAAGATAAACAAATTATCCGACGAACCCTTGTCCCCGTTCCACACGTTTCTTCCTTGATCTTTCCCCGATTGAAAAAACACATAAAGTTCCTCCCTACATGCTGAGTCGTTGAGCATTGTCAGAAGATTTTCCAACTatataataaataacaacatataaaacAAACtatcaaatatttaataaaaaaaaaaaaaaaaaaaaaaaaaaaaaaactacaaaagtacattgctattttttaaaattaaatacaagaaataccaaaaatacattgatatttcttgcacttgggacaaaaacaaAATTACGAAATCAAGATGCATTTATTGatgccaaagtacattgctaattTTAAACTAGAGACAAAAAAACTAAAGTACATGTTGGGTTTTATAGAAAGCAAAATTGTACAATACGGAAAACAATTAACAATTAAAAGGGCCAATGCATCCTATTATGTATATACACCTTGATAGCAACATACAATGAACAAGTAAGCTATCTGAACCTTAGTGTAATTCAAAAATTGCAAGTTTAAGactacataccttttgatttgtTATTGTGAACAAATAACACCAATCTTTGTAGTTGTGAAGCTTGGAAATACTACCACCAAAGAGATGACGCCTCTAATGGTTTTTGCCCAAACCCTAGAAACAATAAcacaagaggagagaggatgaagtaGCAAAATTTCGGCTACAGGACGAGTAAAAGAAGTGGACGAAAACATGAACCCAATGGGTCCTATTTATAGCTGATAAAGCATCTTTGGATAACCGTAATTTGAATATGGAATTCAAAGGGATTCTTTTTAATGAATACATCCGACATTGAATCGATTAAAATCCAACATAGCACCCATAGGTACATAAGAAATGTATTGAATCGATTCTTTTTAATGAGTAGATCCGATTGCAACTTCAAATATGGAATTCAAAGGGATCAAATAGGAAAGGATACTCTGAATCATAGGACTCTAATGAAATACATGATCAACCAACATTTATCGAATTTGAAAAAGATTTAGAAGAGATGGTTTGATCCTCTTATTTTTTTTCTCGAACCAAGAGATCAATGAATCGGGATCCTGATGCATATAGATACAAATGGTCCACTGGGAGCAAGAATTTCCAGGAACATTTCGTTTTTGAGCAGAAGAGCCGTTTTCAAGTAGTGTTCGATCGATTACGTATTAATCAATATTCGATTGATTCGTTTGAGGTTATCGACAAAAAAGATTTGTCTAAGCCACATCGTTTCTTTTTGTCCAAGTTGCTTCTTTTTTGTCTAACTCACTTCCTTTTTTGTTTGTTAGTTTCGGAAATATCCCCATTCATAGGTCCTAGATCTACATCTATGAATTGAAAGGTCCGAATGATCCACAGTTTTTAGAATCCATAGGTCTTTAAATCATTCATTTGAAAAAATTGAAACCCTTCTTATTGGATGATCATGATATTTCCCAAAAATCTAAATTCTTGATCAATGGAGGAACAATATCACCATTTTTGTTCAATAAGATACCAAAGTGGATGATTGACTCATTCCATACTAGAAATAATCGCAGGAAATCCTTTGATAACACGAATTCCTATTTCTCAAGGATATTCCACGATCAATACAATTGACTGAATCCCGTGAAATCATTTCATAGAAGTTTATTGAGTTGTTCTTTTTATAAAGCAAATCAACTTCGATGCTTGAATAATCCATCACTTCTGCTTCTATTGTAACAAAAGATTCCCTTTTTATGTGGAAAAGGCCCGTAACAATAGTTATGATTTTACATATGGACAATTCCTtaatatatttttcattcacAACAAAATATTTTCTTTGTGGGTCgataaaaaaacatgttttttgggGGAAAGATACTATTTCAGCAATCGAGTCATAGGTATCTAATATATTCATACCCAAGGCTTTTCCACAAAGTGGTAACGAAATGTATGACTTGTACAAATCTTTCCATTTTTCAAGTCGATCCAATCGATTCGTTCGTAGAGCTATTTACTCGATCGCAGACATTTCTGGAACACCTCTAACAAAGGGACAAATAGTCAATTTTGAAAGAACTTATTGTCAACCACTTTCAGATATGAATCTATCTGATTCAGAAGGGAAAAACTTGTATCAGTATCTCAATTTAAATTCAAACATGGATTTGATTCACACTCCATGTTATGAAAAAATTTTACCATCCGAAAAGAGGAAAAACGAAGTCTTTGTCTAAAGAAATGTGTTGAGAAAGGGTAGATGTATAGAACTTTTCAAAGAGATAGTGCTTATTCAACTCTCTTAAAATGGAATCTATTCCAAACATATATGTCATGGTTCCTTACTTCGACAGGGCACATATAtctaaagtttttattttttgatacTTTTTCAGACCTATTGCCGATACTAAGTACCAAGCTGTGACTGTTGTTTTCTTGATCTACCCAATTGGTCAAGGAAGCTTTTCTGATGGTATGCCTCTAAGAATTTATGGTACTTTCAACTTCATGATTGTATTCCAGGATGAGCACAACATCCTTATGCACCCATTTCACATGCTATGCGTAACTATTGTATTTGACGGCTCCCTATTTAGTGTTATGCATGGTTCTTTGGTAACCTCTAGTTTGATCAGGGAAACCACAGAAAATAAATCTGCTAATGAAGGTTACATATTCAGTCAAGAAGAAGAAACTTATAATATCGTAGCCGCTCATGGTTATTTTGGCCAATTGATCTTCCAATTTGCTAGTTTCAACAACTCTCGTTCTTTACATTTCTTCCTAACTGATTGCCCTGTAGTAGGTATCTGGTTCACTGCTTTAGGTATCAGCACTATGGCTTTTAACCTAAATGGTTTCAATTTCAAACAATCGGTAGTTGATTGTCAAGGACGTGTAATTAAGACTTGGGTTGATATCATTAACCGTGCTAACCTTAGTATGGAAGTTATGCATGAACGTAATGCTTATAATTTCCCTCTAGACTTAGCTGCTATCGAAGCTCCATAGGCAAATGGATAAGACTTTTGTCTTATTGTAAATGTATAGGAGTTTTTGAACGAAAAAAGGAGCAATAACGCCCTCTTCATAAAACAAGAGGGAAGCTATTGctcctttttttttattatttaatagtaTTTGCCTTACATAGTTTCTTTAGAAATAACAAGGTTTTTTGTTTGGTTCGATTAACATGTTTTATCTTTGTATTAATTTAGAGGTTTATATATTATATTCCCAATGTTTTATAAAGTTTGATTTACAATTGAATTTCaatctaaaataaataaaaatgaaaatttttattatttatttctttgatttcagaaataagaaagaaaataagaaagaaaTAATATGCACTTTTTTTTCTGTTAATGGAAAAATCTAGAAATACTAGATAATAATAGAGGGGCGGATGTAACCAAGTGGATCAAGACAGTGGATTGTGAATCCACCATGCGCGGGTTCAATTCCTGTCGTTCGCccaaatttaatttatttttttttaaattattcgCTACAAACGGATTTTTTTAGTGAACGTGTAACAACTTCCTcctattttttgttttgtaaagACGAAGAAAGAAATTCTATTTCATCTCTTATTTGCTACGGCGACGAAGAATCAAATTATCACTATATTTATTCTTTTTTCTACTTCTTTTTCCAAGTGCAAGAAAACCCAAGAGGTTGTGGGTTGTTTTCTCCCAATTGGGGCCCTCCCTTCACCACCACTATGTGGATGGTCTACAGGGTTCATAACTACTCCTCTTACTACAGGCCGCTTACCTAGATAACGCTTAGATCCGACTCTACCCAAACTTTTCTGGTTCACCCCAACACTCTGTACTTGTCCGACTATTGTTGAGCAGCTTTTGGATATCAAACGGGCTCCTTAGAAGGTAATTTTAATGTGGCCGATTTCCCTTCTTTTGCAATCAGTTTCGTTGCAGCACCCGCTGCTCTAGCTAATTATCCACACTTTCCAAGCGTGATTTCTATGTTATGTATGGTCGTGCCTAACGACATATCGGTTGAAGTAGATTCTTCTTTTTTATCAATCAAAATCCCTTCCCAAACTGTACAAGCTTTTTCCAAAGCATATGACTTTCTGGATGTACATGGTGATATCTATACAGatggatcttatatatatatggtataatgATGTACCACGTGGGTGGATATATAGGAATCAATATCTACCGAATCACTCATGTTATGATGTTCTACATCCTACGTCTTCCCGTTCCATCATCTGGCTTATGTTCTTCATGTAGCATTCAGACCGGATGACTCTATTAAATTACGTTGATACTTCCACATATTATGGGTAACGTAGAAGACATCTCTATTTTTCCTCCCGGGAATCTTTAGAATTACCACTGCTTAGCTTTCAATTCGCCTCTGACCATCAAATGAAATGTGAATTATCTGTCCTCTTCTCTTTGAAAGAAGGGGCGCTTCCGGTTCTGTCGGTGCTTGAAACAATTTTGTCTTCTCCATATTACTATATCTCTAGAGTCAATAATTTTATATGCGGAACTACTGAACTCAATCACTTGCTGCCGTTACTCTTTAGTTTTCTGTTGAGGTCTATCCTGTATAGGTACTCAAATTGGATCAGTGATCGATTTCTAGGTTTCGTCGTAAACCTAATTGGTTACTTctaattatgtaaatcaataGTTCAAACCGCACTCAAATAGGGTATTTCCCATTTTTATAGGAACTTCTATACCAGAAACAATGGTATCTCCAATTATATCCCCCCTGGGATGTAAAATATATCTCTTCTCACCATCCCTATAGTGTATGAGACAAATGTATGCATTTCGATTCGGGTCGTATTCTATGGTTACGATTCTACCATATATGTCTTTTTCATTCCGTCGAAAATCTATTTTACGGTATAGACGATTATGGCCTCCCCCTCTATGCCCTGCGGTAATGATTCCTCTGGCATTACGACCTTTACCACAATGATGTTGTCCATAGATCAAATTATTTAGTGTATTGGATTTCACTTTATTGTCTATGGCTCCATTGTGTGTGCTCGGGGTGGAAGTTTTGTATAAATGTATCGCCATGCTATTAAGTATTTTGATTTAAGCTCTTTTCTTTCTAAGAGGTGGAATAGAATAACCCGGTTGAAGCGTAATGATCATACGCCTGTAATGCATTGTCCGTCCCATAATGGGTCCCATTCTTCTAGCCTTTCCCCGAAGTCGATGACTATTCATCGTGATTACCTTGACACCAAAGAAGAGTTCGACCCAATGCTTTATTTCTGTCCTAGTTGATCCTGATTCGACATTAGAAGTATATTGATTTTTCCCCAATAACTGAATACTTTTGTCTGTAAATACTGCATACCTGATTCCATCCATAAATCGATTTGATTCCCTATGAGTTTTAGTCTCACTAAGACTACTAATTCTTAATATTCATATAGTATGATATCAATATACCACATCAATTTGTTATGCATGGATGATGGGATTTCATTGATATAGAGTTAATTCCAAAAGAGTTATCGGAGGGTCCCATTGGCGTGTATCCGGTAGGAATTGTACCTACAAATTCGCAAATTATGAGTTGGGTGCTTTAACCATTCAACCATGCATGCTTAGCGGGTCATAGTGAATGACCAAATTCCAATTCAAATGGAATCTTTCAACTAAAGCAATGAGATGCTTAAATTGAATTCTTTTATTTCTAATAAATAAGGAGGAATTTAATGACATGACATGAATTCAAGTCCTAGATATTAGAATTGAGAGAGATCAAGAATTCTCACTATTTCTTAGATTCCTGGATCCAATTCAATTCAGTGGGATCTTTCATTCACATTTCTTTTCCACCAAGAACGTACCTGATTAAATCCAGATATTATGGACATTGCGTTTATCCCGGATTATTTTGAAATTgtcatttatttatattcatcCATCTCAAACtctccaaaaacaaaaaaaaaaaaaaaaataccattttggCTGGCTCATTATCCATCAAATCCTATAGCAATGATGGAATTTCGATTCCATGAATCTTTTACTGGAatctattgatgggttttagctataagaacatcatatgtgctcatacaaaccctaatgcttggatctaggttcctctattgtacatgcaatttatccaagactataaaccctagatctagcatatgataatcaatataacatataattagggtttagatcataccttgattgttatgtagcaataacaatctcaaatcctccttgtaatgactttagaaagcttaaagtcacaaatgtcactcatctaatcgttcacaaacaccaagagcaagaggatgaagaagagaagagaagggggctgcccaaaaacgtgtggaaaccctagaaggaagcttgtccacgtttttgaggcataagggctctttaaatagtgaggctatta is part of the Lactuca sativa cultivar Salinas chromosome 7, Lsat_Salinas_v11, whole genome shotgun sequence genome and harbors:
- the LOC122195213 gene encoding photosystem II protein D1; translated protein: MYDLYKSFHFSSRSNRFVRRAIYSIADISGTPLTKGQIVNFERTYCQPLSDMNLSDSEGKNLYQPIADTKYQAVTVVFLIYPIGQGSFSDGMPLRIYGTFNFMIVFQDEHNILMHPFHMLCVTIVFDGSLFSVMHGSLVTSSLIRETTENKSANEGYIFSQEEETYNIVAAHGYFGQLIFQFASFNNSRSLHFFLTDCPVVGIWFTALGISTMAFNLNGFNFKQSVVDCQGRVIKTWVDIINRANLSMEVMHERNAYNFPLDLAAIEAP